The Acanthopagrus latus isolate v.2019 chromosome 20, fAcaLat1.1, whole genome shotgun sequence genomic sequence ccatggattaaacttacaccggaatatccctttaacttaAAGGGGTCTCATGggttggaaaacaaaacaaaacaaacaaaattgttTTGGACTAGGGATTTTATCTGCAATCggacagaaaatgaatgtaaaaacatgaaaaaaatatattctggCTATCAATATCGAATCTGATTACCGGCCAGGAAgataaaaatagacaaaaaagttcaaagcattttaaacatttattttatgttttaattatttactaaaaaaaatcttatgAACTATTCTCTTGTTTACATTTCTTATAATTTATCTAATGTTTCCTGAATGCCACCACTTGGGTATGTATGACATATATATGTTTCATTTACTTTGACTATCTATATtgcgtgtgttgtgtgttgttgtgtattgtTGCTGTGTTAAGACTGAAACGATCACACACAATTCACTGCATGATTTTCTGCGCAGTCAGTATTATTGTTAACTACTCTTCCCTGTCCACAAGTACAGAGCAGagcatttgtatttgtatttcttccTGTGGTTTTTggattcagtttgttgttttttttgttaccaaACCTTCcttgaaaaagacatttgaatctCAAGGATACTTCttgttaaataaaagttaaagaaaggaaataaaatattgtaaaaaatgGTAAAATCTCCTGGTGTTGTTTCACTGAGATGCTCTTACCCGTCTGTATGCCTGCAGGATGTTGCCCCGTTACAGCAATACTAAATTTTATGGATTTTTTGGACGCCTGCCTAAAGTGTCTATGAAGCAGGTTTCAGGATATTGGTTCCTCGCTTTAAGGGGGTCAAACGGTTCATATCGGTAAATATTGATGACACTTCCGGGGTCTCAAAAATAATTTACTCTTCAAGGTGGAATTCAGGCAATTACTAATAGTGTTACTGATCTACAAAGGAAGGTAGAAAAAGGGTCAAAGATTAAGTCCACTGCTTTAGGCTTCATATCTTAATGGCTCTCAAACTGGACTTACTATTTGTCAGATCTGCTCTCTGACGTCTTCGCAAGCGCTGGATTGTGCTGACTGACATCGATCAGCTGAtgtcagacagcagacacaacaGGTCTATTGTAAAACAGGATTGCTTTTCCCTTCGGATTAAAGCAACGTGATGCATCTGAATCACAATCTGATTGAACTTGTGTCAAAAAGGAAAGATTTAAATTCACACCCCAGCGTGGAGGGATGCAATCAATTAGAAAAGACACGGTTTCTGCATTTCAATGTCAGAATGAAATCCCCTGCCGTATCTTTATCTGGATGTTACCGAAGCCTTTGGATTCAGCAAGTCTGGCACTTGGAGCTTTTGCTGGAGAACTGCTAATAAGAGGATCAATACATCGCAAATTGTTTGCCTCGGAGTCTGATGTACCACCGGCTTCAAAGAACAGCTGATAATGACACTGTGAACTCATCTGTGAAATAGAGAGATGAGAGACAGACGGCCTCGCATTTTCAGCTGCCACGCGACCTGGACCGACACCTTCGAGGGGGTGAATGTGCAACAACATCCGTCTCTTATTTTTGTCAtgtggcgaaaaaaaaaaaaagaaaatcccactGGTTTCAGCCTCGCTGGCCACTTCTCTTGGGCATAAATGCAGCTAATTTCTGCACTCTTTCACAGGGTTCAACAGTTTCACGTAATTATACTATTAATCAGACTCCATCTACTAGAAGCTGGATGGTAAATATTTGTAGAAAACTCTCCAGCTACAGAAAATAACTGCGGCTCAATGTTTCATGGCCCAAGCATTAACATGGAGGTTGAGAGCGATTCGTCTGTGGGGTCTGTGTGTCACACTAAAATCCATCTGCACCTGTGACAGTTGCTATTTGCAGCCTCGAGCATGTTGCCACACTGCCAACACCTTCCCGGAATCCCTAATGACAATAAGCTTGTACCCTGTAGTCCATGCGCCTGTATTAACAGCGTTCTGATTATAAATTGCTGATGGCGTGCTCCCGCCCTCGGTGCTGGGTTTCCTCCACATCAGCGCGGGCAATGTGAGaacacgggggggggggggcttcagATTGTTAGCGAGGGTTTGGGTGGAGCACGTGGAAGAAGAAAGCCTCTTATCAGGGTGGcttctccaacacacacagcactcagAGTGTCgtgttattacattattggatTATTGTCTCTGATCCATTAAGATAGTTTCAACGTTGACGCCAGTCGAGGCGGAGTTAATTTTTCGAGTCCCTCTGGATTGTAGTGCATCAGCCGTATTATAGAATCATAATGTACAACACGTAAGTATGGCTGTCATGCAGCGGGATAACACATTGTTTTGAAGTGAAAGTGGAAATACTAAATGCTGATATCGTACGAATGTTGATATGATACGTATGAATTTTGAACGTACCCGTCAGATACGAGCATCACTCTTTTCACCTAACTCTCGACATGGCAACAAATAAGTGTTGGTAAGTAAAGATAGTTTATCATAATAGATAACATCTGATAACGGCGTCCAGGCAGTGGTGGCGTTGGTGGTTGATGACTCTGCGGTGACTGGGCGGCGATGCGGAGGTGGAGGGAGCACGAAACAGCGGCGCGGTTGAACTTTTCATGCAGCTCAAGCTCAATAGTCTCTCTCCTACGATGTCAATAAACGCGTTTTGATCTAATGCTGGCTTCACAAAATGATCCACCGATCCAGCGACTGTATCATTCTTTAACATATGTCCACGCTGTCATAACAAAACTCTGCTCGGTATCAGATGGATGGACGTGGTGATGACTAAGCCGAGCGGTAACAGGAAGCTGGCATCTCAGCATTATTGTTAGCAGTGTCAACACCTCCTCTTTCACTCCGCTCCCTCCACTCGCAGGTTGGCATTTCGCTCTGTTTGTGTAAAGCTCCTCGTCTGAGTAAGTCTCCCTCTTGCCTCCACCTCTGAGACCTACGCGAGCCGCAAGTCTGCTGTCTTTTCCAGTCGGCTAATACAGTACGCCTAAGCTTTCCTGAGTTGCATAACGCGTGGCCTCAAGTCTCGACTTTTTACAATTGTCAAATTCACACCCACTTCCATccaactttgttttttctgaaataagaaCACAGAAATCCTGCGTCACCAGCTGCGATATGTTCAAAATTACAAGTGACAGGTCTATATTCAAAAACGTGACTCTGCAAGACGTATAGGAGCTAAAGCATGCATCGAGGTTTAAGATTTGACGCCGGCCTGCCAATCAGAGGGAAGTCAAGTGTGGAATTGGAACTGGCAGcgaattcaaaaaaaaaaaatccacactgTCACAGCACAAAAAGCAGGAGCGCTGCGGGCTCCGTCCCTCTCATCCCACCGTCTCTCACAGTCGAGTCCTGCACTTGTTAAAACCTTCTGACAGGAGGAATTATCTTCAAAGTGCAGATCTGCAGACCTGAGATGTCTTGACTCGTCCCAGGCACCATAAAGACAAGTGACCCCCCCCCAAAATTTGTTGTAAATATGAATaggtaatgaaaacatttggcaGTTGCTGTCCTACAGTCAACATTATTGCttgtaaataatgtttatatcCTCGGTATAGACAACCTTTTTGACTTCACCTCCTCCTAGTGTAtccctgtggtattactgttgctgctttttGCAAAGAAAACTTTGACAACATGGCTAccgctagcagcctggctactgtccaaagcaaattATCAACTGTACGAATCCGAATTTGACCCAGGAATCACAGAATGCGAACAGCCAGTTGCATTGATAAGCAGGTAGGTTTTGTTAGTCACTGATCAAGTAGGAGGAATGCCGGTTTTGAACTGTCTTGACTCTTATTGGTCAGGGGGAACGCATATGAGCGGGGgaacagactttaaaacaaCTTCCAAGTGCTCTGCATTGAGTGAACGGCCTTCAATTCGCCTTTATTTTAGTCAGCCATTGCCTTCTTTGTCTCTTCCATCAGTGTGATTTTTTTGAGTTTCTCCAGTCATACCTGGGAATAGtgaccagggaaaacaatgcctcttcctgttttgagACTCGCTTCCGTTGTGACGTAATGCCGCGTTCATTTTTGTGGGACAAATCGAGCCAGGTGGGGAGAcgtttatagggaaccaatctacAGTGCATGCAGATGGAGTCATTACACTGCACAATCAGTGTTTACTTCAGAACAAGGAGTAGACGTAACAGTTTTCTATTACCAGTTTAAAAATCCCTTATCAGTGTTTTGTGAGCTACGACCTCAGTGAGGGTATAACAACTCTAACCTGGATTGTCTACATCCTAAAAATCTGCAGGCATCCTCAAAATGTTCTGTGCGTCTCTGTCTGCCATGATGAATGTGTGAGACATGTCATACCACCGTCAGACAAAGGAGCTGCTGCGCTACATTAATTCAAGGTGATATTACCTGGAGGCCAGGAGGCGCCAGAGCCAACGTGTCCACTTCAGATCGGGGCCTCATTTACATGAATGTGCATTAACATAATGCTCTCAAATAAAGCCTCTTTCAGGTGGAATCAAAGAGGccgttttttttcttgtgattttgaaaaacagcatcagtaTTATAAGAAGCTATTTCTATATGCGTCTGGCGCTTGACGGGGATGTCTGCGTTGCTTTGTTCTGACGAGAAATCTTAGTCactttttaaagaacatttgCCAGCTGCAACGACATCAAACCTCCATCCGTATCGCTCAGCCCCTTCAAAGCTGTATTTTTAGAGcaagtttttttctctttttcacagGCATTATTGGTCGGCGCAGCTGGTATTTAATTATGAAAAGAATAATTAAAGCGGTGCCCACGAAGAGCCACGCTTGTGCCTGAGATCAACTGGTGGCTCGGTGCTGATAAGGCCTCTGAACTGACAGGAGGGAGCTGCACAAGCAGCAGCATGACAGCGCCGGAGTGTGTGCCTCTCTCCAAAAAGGGTGATTGGTCTGTCGCACAAAGGCGATTTTAGACTATTTTTAGGGGCTCTTTTCATCTCAGGACcactaaaatgcaaaaataaccaGCCAATCATCAATTTTTATGTATTATATCCCCCTGGAAGAAATGGAATATATGTAATGTGCACTCATTTCATCACAGTGTGAGTCTTAAcggtgttttgtttgttatctACTGTAGCACTAGTTTCTCTCCTGCACTGTGTAGGTGACAGCTGACAGGATGTGGAGGTAGGTACAGCTCTCGCGGGTGGGTGACTGGACTGGAATCCAGGGAGAGACAGGTGAAGTTCAGATGACTACCACCCACGACGTCACGTCCCGTTgcgtctgtctttgttttgttctgtgtgatgtgacatgaatatgaatatggCTCCCAAGaaatttctgtatttttttccccacggATGGATATAGGCTACGATGTTCAGTCTGCAAAACAGCCAGGTTCAGGTGAGCGTTGAGGTTTTGATCTTAACTGACTACATTGCCCGGGAGGATAGACAGAGAGGGAGCACAGTGGATATTTTACATGAATAAgcagtgtattaacacactgttaTCACAAGTGGAGCCTCCTCTTCCAGTGAATTTATGTCCTAAATACTGTCTGCTGAGATATTATCATCGGATCATATGTCATCTTCTAGCTGCatacagcatgtttgtgtgtgactgtcagtgCGACAAGGGGAAAGCCAAGGATGGAGAGCGAGAGTAGAAAATAGCCGGATGAAAAAGTGGACAGAAAACAGTAAGCGCTTAGCTGAGGGGTGAAAAAAAGCACTGAATTCAGAGATTTTTGACTGTATGGCAGCTGAGCAACCCTGAAGGTCTGAGCCTAGAATCGCCCCCGTGCCCGTCACATGTGAGAGCGCATTGCCAGAGATGCATCCATCACTTGGCGAAGCCTCGCCGGAGCAGCATTTCAGCTTAATAACACCCAGCAGCTGGCAGGGCTGTCTGCCTCTCCCCCTACAGCCGCCTTCTCTTTGCATCAGACGTTTTACTTTGCTCCTCTTCTTACCAccaaggaaagaaaaggggagAACAGTGGCCCCTCCGCTGTCAGACATAacgtttgcatgtgtgttgcaGGAACAATAACTCTCTTCCCACCCACTCACACGCTCTCACTCTGACCcaactcccccccacccctcactGCAACCAGCACCTCACCCTGCTCCCGCGCCTTCAGTGGCTCACGTGCTGTGGCACACTCGGATGAGTCCCACGcttcagagtaaaaaaaaaaaaaaaaaaaaaaaaaagattctctgCGTTCGAGTCCAGAGGGGCAGCAGAGTGCGGGGGCGTCATCCGGCTtccgggggggtggggggggggggggatggaaGACGTTGTTACTTATCAATCTGATGGAGCGGACGTAATTCGTACAGATATTTGAGGGGGAGGGATGCTGCTGGAATGCACTGATGGTTGAAAGCACTGAAGCCAGACTTGACCACCTCAATATGATTTAAAGGTGCGCTGTGTAATTTTGGGGAATTGATTTTAATCAGGTGATGAGAAAGATCTTCGCTGACTGGTGtttttaaacaaaccaaataaactcTCTACATTTTTGCaactgaataaacgagctgaccttaaaggacaatttcaccctgttttacattgtttatatgtggcggaccctgccacctttacagcttcaaacagtgttctgggaaccatattttcctctaaaaacagcttgttatgttcagttatgggaaaaaaaaactcattaatattaattatgAGTTTGAAAattcttcttcaaaactacaaagtgcccctttaatcagTAAGAGTGCACAAAAGACCACATTTTGCACCTTTCTGGGGGGCTTTTATTTGATTCCAATATGAATGTTTCATCAGGATGCTGTTTGAGCTCATTTATGCAGTTTCTTTacctgaatgtgtttgtctgatttgCATTTCCTGTGGTGACACTGCTGCCCTCTTCTTCCCTAGAAATAAAATCtacatgagaagaaaagaaatcagacaATGATAGCTTCATGTAGGCCCACTCTTTTGACAATTACTTGCAAAGCAAACCAAAAAATGGTGTTCTCTGTAACACatagagagagaagaaagcatTTTACGCACTGAAATAATACGTTTGGATTTTTATAAGGAAGGATTGGAGCACTCTGGGGAGTCCGTGCAGTTAATTTATCCGGAAGGATTCCCCCCTTCACTCTTATCAGTGCTCTTTACTGTTtctcagagcagacagggagggggggcgggggggatcAAGCAGAGCCCACACACTGTGCAGTGTGTGCGGAGGGGGGGATGCCTTGAGAGCGCATCACTGGACGACAAAACCCCACCGCAAGACGCAGTGCCAGACTAGAGCAGCTTTGGCACGGGAGCTCCTCCGTGTAGTTTTACAGGGGAAAAGAGGGGAGATCGTCCCTCAGCCGGAATCCTCCTGATCGTCCGAGCTGTTTCGGGGAAGgtgtagtggagaggaagaggggactCCGCCGGTGGAGAGATCTTGGGATGCACGCACACGGTTATGGGTGATTTATGCCATTTCGCAGCTGGATATGCGCACAAAAAGTGAGGATAAGTGAGTTATCCACAGGATGGACACTGCGGAGGTGATTCTCTCTGTGTTGGTGGTCGTGATTATCATAGTGTCGTTGCTGTCCAACGTCCTGGTGCTGATCTGCTTTCTGTACAACCCGGAGATCCGCAAGCAGGTCCCAGGTCTGTTCAACCTCAACCTCACCTTCTGCAACTTGTTGCTGACCGTGTCCAACATGCCGCTCACTCTGGTGGGACTCGTCAGCAAGTCTCAGCCGGGAGGGGACGGCTTCTGTCAGATCGTGGGCTTCCTGGAGACCTTCCTGTCCACCAACTCGATGCTGAGCATGGCAGCGCTGAGCATCGACAGGTGGATCGCGGTGGTGTTCCCCCTGAGGTACCACTCCAAGATGCGCCACAAGGACGCGGCGTTCGTGCTCGGGTACACGTGGGCGCACTCCATGTCCTTCTCCACGGTGGCCACCAGCCTCTCCTGGGTGGGATACCACCGGCTTTACGCGTCCTGCACCCTCTCCAACCCGAGGGCGAGCAGTCGGACGCAGTTTGTCATCTTCACCGTCTTTTTCCACTCCTTCACCTTCCTCCTGTCTTTTATAGTGCTGTGCGTCACATACCTCAAAGTGCTTAAAGTGGCGAGGTTTCACTGTAAGAGGATCGACGTTATCACAATGCAAACtttggtgctgctggtggacaTACACCCCAGGTGAGCATCTTTCACTGACAATCCCTGCTCGTCTCACTCCTGCATCAGACTCCTTTTTACTACTCTAGAGCAAGCTGCAATATAGATTCACAattgtagacaaaaaaaaaaagagaatatcAAGATTTTTCAGTGAGGAGAGTATTTAGAGAAAAAGAACACACTGTACAAATCAACCCTCCAACCAAGAAGAGGGTAAGACTCCCTGAGTGCAGATTGTGTAGTTGGTGCTATCCTCCCTGTTCACACTGATGCTGAAGATGACACAGTTGTGTGTGCAGCTAATGATGCTTTGCCCTCcacacactgacatttgaaTTGTGTCTTCAGTATTTGGAGGGGGGTGCAAAAATCAGAGTCTATTGAAATGTCATCCAGAGTTATTGCTTTGCTCCACACAGTACAGCTCAAAAACCAATatacaatctgtgtgtgtgtgtgtgtgtgtgtgtgtgtgtctgcctgccctAACTCACTCTGATGacctccatttaaaaaaaatgattttcgGGGAGCAGCATGTCATCATGTCATCGTGACATCAGAAAGTGTTGAAACTGTAATTCTCAAAGCGAGGGGTCCTCAAGGACAGGATTAGTTTACACCAGCTCagcctctgctggctgctctttttttttttttaaaggggcagttctcccccccaaaaaagacgaaatgtgttttttcctctatCCATCTaaactgttttggtgtgagttgcagagatTTGGAGATATCGTCCGTTCTCTGGAATATAATCAAACTAAATGGGGGTAGTTTCTAgttggaactattttctttcaaGCGATCTACACCGGCCAATCACGTCACAGCGCAGAAGGAAGTGTGCATCAACTCAGGCTAGCTAAGTAAGCTAATGATTCTAGCTAACGTTACCGCTCGGCCCAGGATTACGCCATTGATGTTTATGTTACAAACTTCTTTGAACCAACTTTCTTCTGGGAGTCAAAAGAAAGTAGTTCCTATGTGAAATTGCTCTCAACCAGAAATCCACGGCTTGTGACCTGGTTAGTCAAGATAATCACGAGGCCTTGATGTGAGCATTTTCacgtaggaactattttctttctaccacATCACAGAAGAGAAGGAAGGTTGAATCTGCGAATCGATGAACGGGTTCTGCACAGCATCTCTATCGCAGATCTTCGCAATTTGGCTAATAACACCAAAACAAATCTAGATGTATAAATAGCACTACTgttaagaagaaaaatatgtagTGTCGATTCTTGGGTGAACTCGCCCTTTAAGCCCTTAACCTACTAATATGTCACATTGCCCGACACATTAAACAGCTAtgtgattaatcatttagtttttattatgtTCCATCCCATTCAAGCTACTGACACAGCATAATGTAATCTCATTGCTAACAGCCGCTCTTTACTGTTCGCATCAGTAGCAAACAGAGGAACCTCCACTCCTTGCTGTCTTGTCAGGGGATTTTAAAGACACTTTGTGGTTTTCCCTGAGTGTGTCCCACTGACTGCAACCCTGCTGCCCTCTTTGTGTCTCCAGTGTTCGCCAGCGCTgcctggaggagcagaggaggagacgacaAAGAGCGACGCGGAAGATCAGCACCTTCATCGGCACCTTCATGCTCTGCTTCGCTCCCTATGTGATCACGAGGTGAGTGCTGTAGAAaatgggagagggagggaaagtgaGCCGGCGCGCACCATTGTACGCggcccttttttgttttgcc encodes the following:
- the LOC119009248 gene encoding G-protein coupled receptor 26-like, with amino-acid sequence MDTAEVILSVLVVVIIIVSLLSNVLVLICFLYNPEIRKQVPGLFNLNLTFCNLLLTVSNMPLTLVGLVSKSQPGGDGFCQIVGFLETFLSTNSMLSMAALSIDRWIAVVFPLRYHSKMRHKDAAFVLGYTWAHSMSFSTVATSLSWVGYHRLYASCTLSNPRASSRTQFVIFTVFFHSFTFLLSFIVLCVTYLKVLKVARFHCKRIDVITMQTLVLLVDIHPSVRQRCLEEQRRRRQRATRKISTFIGTFMLCFAPYVITRIVELFPAVPINPHWGIVSKCLTYSKAACDPFVYSLLRHQYRKTCTDIINRLLKRSSLNASGPRQVNQVNSIQTAE